A portion of the Chlamydia avium 10DC88 genome contains these proteins:
- a CDS encoding co-chaperone GroES — protein sequence MCDQATTLKIKPLGDRILVKREEESSTARGGIILPDTAKKKQDRAEVLVLGSGKRDKDGNILPFEVEVGDIVLIDKYAGQELTIEGEEYVIVPASEIMAVLK from the coding sequence ATGTGTGATCAAGCAACGACCCTTAAGATTAAGCCCCTGGGCGATAGGATCTTAGTAAAAAGAGAGGAAGAGAGTTCTACAGCTCGTGGAGGAATTATTTTACCCGATACAGCAAAGAAGAAACAAGATCGAGCTGAAGTACTTGTGTTAGGATCAGGTAAACGCGATAAAGATGGTAATATCCTACCTTTTGAAGTTGAAGTCGGCGATATTGTTTTAATAGATAAATATGCAGGTCAGGAACTTACTATTGAAGGCGAAGAATACGTCATTGTTCCAGCTAGTGAAATTATGGCAGTTCTCAAATAA
- the groL gene encoding chaperonin GroEL (60 kDa chaperone family; promotes refolding of misfolded polypeptides especially under stressful conditions; forms two stacked rings of heptamers to form a barrel-shaped 14mer; ends can be capped by GroES; misfolded proteins enter the barrel where they are refolded when GroES binds) — translation MAAKNIKYNEDARKKIHKGVKTLAEAVKVTLGPKGRHVVIDKSFGSPQVTKDGVTVAKEIELEDKHENMGAQMVKEVASKTADKAGDGTTTATVLAEAIYSEGLRNVTAGANPMDLKRGIDKAVKVVIDQIKKISKPVQHHKEIAQVATISANNDSEIGNLIAEAMEKVGKNGSITVEEAKGFETVLDVVEGMNFNRGYLSSYFSTNPETQECILEDSLVLIYDKKISGIKDFLPVLQQVAESGRPLLIIAEDIEGEALATLVVNRLRAGFRVCAVKAPGFGDRRKAMLEDIAILTGGQLISEELGMKLENTTLAMLGKAKKVIITKEDTTIVEGLGSKEDIESRCENIKKQIEDSTSDYDKEKLQERLAKLSGGVAVIRVGAATEIEMKEKKDRVDDAQHATIAAVEEGILPGGGTALVRCIPTLEAFIPILTNEDEQIGARIVLKALSAPLKQIATNAGKEGAIICQQVLSRGANEGYDALRDAYTDMIEAGIVDPTKVTRSALESAASVAGLLLTTEALIADIPEDKSSSPAPAMPAGMDY, via the coding sequence ATGGCAGCAAAAAATATCAAATACAACGAAGACGCCAGAAAAAAAATCCATAAAGGCGTTAAAACTCTTGCAGAAGCTGTAAAAGTGACTCTAGGCCCAAAAGGACGCCATGTGGTTATTGACAAAAGCTTTGGATCTCCTCAAGTTACTAAAGACGGGGTAACCGTTGCTAAAGAAATTGAGCTCGAAGATAAACACGAGAATATGGGAGCTCAAATGGTTAAAGAAGTTGCTAGTAAAACAGCTGATAAAGCTGGAGACGGAACTACTACAGCAACTGTTTTAGCTGAAGCTATTTATAGCGAAGGATTGAGAAATGTCACAGCTGGCGCTAATCCTATGGATCTCAAAAGAGGTATTGATAAAGCTGTAAAAGTTGTTATTGATCAAATTAAAAAAATTAGTAAGCCTGTACAACATCATAAAGAAATTGCTCAAGTTGCAACTATTTCTGCAAATAATGATTCCGAAATCGGTAATCTAATTGCTGAAGCAATGGAAAAAGTAGGCAAAAACGGTTCCATTACTGTAGAAGAAGCAAAAGGATTTGAAACCGTTCTTGATGTGGTTGAAGGAATGAATTTCAACCGTGGATATTTGTCTAGCTATTTCTCTACAAATCCTGAAACACAAGAGTGTATTTTAGAAGACTCCCTTGTTCTTATTTATGATAAAAAAATCTCCGGAATTAAAGACTTCCTTCCAGTATTACAACAAGTAGCAGAATCCGGTCGGCCCCTACTTATTATTGCTGAAGATATCGAAGGAGAAGCTTTAGCAACTCTAGTTGTTAACAGATTACGAGCCGGATTCAGAGTCTGCGCAGTCAAAGCCCCCGGCTTCGGTGATAGAAGAAAAGCTATGTTAGAAGATATTGCTATACTAACTGGTGGTCAGTTGATTAGCGAAGAGTTAGGGATGAAATTAGAAAACACCACCCTAGCTATGTTAGGGAAAGCTAAAAAAGTAATTATTACTAAAGAAGATACGACAATCGTTGAAGGTTTAGGAAGTAAAGAAGACATCGAATCACGATGCGAAAATATCAAAAAACAAATCGAAGATAGTACATCGGATTACGATAAAGAAAAACTACAAGAACGATTAGCAAAACTTTCTGGTGGCGTAGCCGTAATCCGCGTAGGTGCTGCTACAGAAATTGAAATGAAAGAGAAAAAAGATAGAGTAGATGATGCCCAACACGCAACTATCGCTGCTGTTGAAGAGGGTATCCTACCTGGAGGTGGTACAGCTCTAGTTCGCTGCATACCTACTTTAGAAGCCTTCATTCCTATCCTTACAAACGAAGACGAACAAATTGGAGCACGTATCGTTCTCAAAGCTCTCTCTGCTCCTCTAAAACAAATCGCTACAAATGCAGGAAAAGAAGGAGCTATTATCTGCCAACAAGTGCTCTCTCGAGGTGCTAATGAAGGATATGATGCTTTACGGGATGCTTATACAGACATGATTGAAGCTGGTATTGTAGATCCTACTAAAGTTACTCGATCTGCCTTGGAAAGCGCAGCATCTGTTGCAGGTCTTTTACTAACAACAGAAGCCCTAATCGCAGATATTCCTGAAGACAAATCCTCATCACCTGCTCCAGCAATGCCTGCAGGAATGGATTATTAA
- a CDS encoding BPL-N domain-containing protein codes for MKTKILVYADEGVSPYYLRHLVRWLKQTLPVEENLEICRVGADFLLYDPLWELFTRLLIIPGGADRPYHKKLHGLGTVRIDNYVREGGGYLGICAGAYFACKSLSFEEPNGEMFVASRSLGFFPGRAVGPAYGNLFSYTSPIGVRAAPLIINHSGKRCMTLFNGGPYFDQADSYPEITIEARYEDLPSQPAAIISRQLGKGRVVLSGLHIEYLPEHCHMGEDNVVEAREKLKTTDAILGQYRESLLSYLLNSESEGSSVSATGLIES; via the coding sequence ATGAAAACAAAAATACTTGTGTATGCAGATGAAGGGGTTTCTCCTTACTACTTACGTCATTTAGTTCGTTGGTTGAAGCAGACTCTTCCTGTTGAGGAAAATCTAGAAATTTGTAGGGTAGGAGCAGATTTTCTTCTTTATGACCCCCTATGGGAACTTTTTACTAGATTATTGATTATTCCTGGAGGAGCGGATCGTCCCTATCATAAGAAGCTGCATGGTTTAGGGACTGTAAGGATTGATAATTATGTCCGTGAAGGGGGAGGATATCTTGGAATTTGTGCCGGAGCATATTTTGCTTGTAAGAGTTTGAGTTTTGAAGAGCCGAATGGAGAGATGTTCGTTGCTTCTCGGAGTTTAGGGTTTTTCCCAGGACGCGCTGTTGGTCCTGCTTATGGTAACCTATTTTCTTATACTAGCCCTATAGGAGTACGGGCTGCTCCTTTAATTATTAATCATTCTGGGAAGAGGTGTATGACTTTATTCAACGGCGGCCCCTATTTTGATCAGGCAGATTCTTATCCTGAGATTACTATAGAAGCTCGATATGAAGATCTTCCTTCTCAACCTGCAGCGATTATCTCTAGACAGCTCGGAAAGGGGCGAGTAGTTCTCTCAGGTTTGCATATAGAATACCTTCCTGAGCATTGTCATATGGGAGAAGATAATGTTGTAGAAGCTAGGGAGAAGTTAAAAACTACAGATGCAATATTAGGTCAATATCGAGAGTCTTTATTGTCATATTTACTAAACTCCGAGTCAGAAGGAAGTTCGGTTTCAGCAACTGGATTGATAGAATCTTGA
- a CDS encoding DMT family transporter: MLLNKIQIKQSRNVPFGVFHSLLACLYWGIVFVIPDLLHSFQEIDIVLARYTIFGMFSLLSILWRRQNIFRNVPLIIWKQGIFWAFIVNVVYYLGIAYATRCVGAAVTIIISGLAPIIVLFHSNIKKKEISYTTLSLLSSIIFLGILLTNISKIHTNVEVHLAKYFLGLVCVIISTGIWVSYIIYNYTFLSKNPQISPNLWCCILGLASLALCIPFIILGDCLGITQITSILISHTPLSEKLLFIILCGAMGIFSSSLAITSWNKASLHLSPSLLGALLILEPIFGLCLSYFCKHTLPSWQEGLGILLMLGGSLACLILFGKKAHQDQEDSTEVISSTD, encoded by the coding sequence ATGTTACTTAACAAGATACAAATCAAACAATCCCGTAATGTACCTTTTGGAGTATTTCACAGTTTACTCGCCTGTCTATACTGGGGAATAGTTTTTGTCATCCCCGACCTATTACATTCCTTTCAAGAAATTGATATCGTACTTGCACGATATACAATTTTCGGAATGTTTTCTCTCCTTTCAATTCTATGGAGGAGACAAAATATTTTTAGAAACGTCCCCCTAATTATCTGGAAACAAGGAATTTTCTGGGCCTTTATAGTTAATGTTGTCTACTATCTAGGAATAGCGTACGCTACTCGTTGTGTAGGCGCTGCCGTAACTATTATTATTTCTGGGCTCGCGCCTATAATTGTTCTATTCCACTCAAATATCAAAAAAAAGGAAATCTCTTATACCACCCTTTCTCTTCTCAGTAGCATAATCTTCTTAGGAATTCTCCTAACCAACATCTCAAAAATCCATACTAATGTAGAGGTTCACCTAGCCAAATACTTCTTAGGACTCGTCTGTGTTATCATCTCTACAGGAATTTGGGTGAGCTATATTATATATAACTACACCTTCCTATCCAAAAATCCTCAAATCTCCCCTAACCTCTGGTGCTGTATTTTAGGACTCGCATCGCTAGCTCTCTGTATTCCCTTCATTATTCTCGGTGATTGTCTAGGAATTACTCAGATTACCTCGATCCTGATCTCCCATACTCCTCTCTCTGAAAAACTACTTTTTATTATTTTATGCGGAGCTATGGGAATATTTTCATCATCGCTAGCCATCACTTCCTGGAACAAAGCTAGCCTACATCTATCCCCATCTCTTCTTGGAGCCTTACTCATACTAGAGCCTATTTTTGGATTATGTTTGTCTTATTTTTGCAAACATACTCTACCCTCCTGGCAAGAAGGATTGGGGATTTTACTTATGTTGGGCGGAAGCTTGGCCTGTCTAATCCTTTTTGGGAAGAAAGCTCATCAGGATCAGGAAGACTCAACAGAAGTCATCTCTTCTACAGATTAA
- a CDS encoding ATP-dependent RecD-like DNA helicase produces MEKISGTLESILSIDENSRETFAKIRIPYKGSLIVIKGQFPDSFLQTGMRLSLYGKWSENLDLGKYFQVYSYNDSESRDNQGIINYLTSKLIKGIGPKTTEKIIEKFQNETAYILDNHPEKLIDISGISQTRCNSLCKQLNEQKNLRATLLFLQQYDIAIHYGVRVYKKYKEKTIEKICEDPFLLAREMEGIGFKTADLIAIRLGVPLNSQSRLCAGIQHSLKELQEDGHTCYPLHNLSQIVATLLNQNTSHTPMSIEEIVSQIYSMQEKKLLHIQDIEGSTYVWIKHTYLAEQTIAQDLKRILFSSRKIRSINSDKAIQWVENNLNLYLEQSQKEAVRASFSEKVHIITGGPGTGKSTITKAILKIFEQITYKIILAAPTGKAAKRMTEITGKHAVTIHSLLQYDFKTRSFRKNYENPIDCDLIIIDESGMIDTYLLYHLLKALPDYVILIFIGDIYQLPSVGPGNILKDIIKSKKITVTHLNKIFRQVHNSTIITNAHKVNEGEFPILYSESGRKDFLFFQKDDPQKALEHIVHLVTQFVPEKYHIYPKDIQILSPMKKGILGIHNLNKVLKSALNPKQANLHGRFHSYAVGDKVMQTRNNYNKEVFNGDIGYISTINFENKRVIVNIDGRYVTYSFTELDDLTLAYATSVHKYQGSESPCIILPIHTSHFMMLYRNLLYTAITRGKQLVALVGTKKAIAIATRNNKVQHRCTGLVKALDNLSNPEQAACCS; encoded by the coding sequence ATGGAAAAAATTTCCGGAACACTAGAAAGCATCCTCTCTATAGACGAGAATTCTAGAGAAACATTCGCTAAAATTCGCATACCCTATAAGGGATCTCTTATAGTAATTAAAGGTCAATTTCCTGATTCTTTTCTTCAAACGGGTATGCGATTATCCCTATATGGAAAATGGTCTGAAAATCTAGATCTAGGAAAATACTTTCAAGTATACAGCTACAATGACTCAGAAAGTCGAGATAACCAAGGAATTATCAATTATCTTACATCCAAGCTTATTAAAGGTATAGGTCCTAAAACTACAGAAAAGATTATCGAAAAGTTTCAAAATGAAACGGCGTATATTTTAGATAATCACCCAGAAAAACTTATTGACATCTCGGGTATCAGCCAAACACGTTGCAATAGTCTTTGTAAACAACTTAACGAACAGAAAAACCTCCGAGCAACCCTTCTTTTCCTTCAACAGTATGATATTGCTATCCATTACGGTGTTAGGGTTTATAAAAAATATAAAGAAAAGACTATAGAGAAAATTTGTGAGGATCCTTTTTTACTTGCTAGAGAAATGGAAGGAATTGGATTCAAAACAGCAGATTTAATAGCAATACGTCTAGGAGTGCCGTTAAATTCACAAAGCCGCCTGTGTGCAGGAATACAACACTCCTTAAAAGAATTACAAGAAGATGGTCATACCTGCTACCCTCTCCATAATCTTTCTCAAATTGTTGCTACACTCTTGAATCAAAATACTTCTCACACCCCAATGTCAATAGAAGAAATTGTTTCTCAGATATATAGCATGCAAGAGAAAAAACTCTTACATATTCAAGACATAGAGGGCTCTACTTACGTTTGGATAAAACATACTTACCTTGCAGAACAAACAATAGCACAAGACTTAAAGAGAATCCTATTCTCTTCAAGAAAAATTCGCTCTATAAATAGTGATAAAGCTATTCAATGGGTAGAAAATAACTTAAATCTTTATCTGGAACAGAGTCAAAAGGAAGCTGTTCGCGCATCATTTTCAGAAAAAGTTCATATTATTACTGGAGGTCCAGGAACAGGTAAGAGTACCATTACAAAAGCAATATTAAAAATATTCGAACAAATTACGTATAAAATTATCCTCGCAGCTCCTACTGGGAAAGCAGCAAAACGTATGACAGAAATTACTGGGAAGCATGCAGTAACCATCCACTCCCTATTGCAATATGATTTTAAAACACGATCTTTCCGTAAAAACTACGAAAATCCTATTGATTGTGACTTAATTATCATTGACGAATCGGGGATGATCGATACTTATCTTCTTTACCATTTATTAAAAGCTCTTCCCGATTATGTTATTCTTATATTTATCGGTGATATTTATCAGCTTCCCAGTGTAGGTCCAGGGAATATTCTTAAAGACATTATTAAATCCAAGAAAATTACTGTAACCCATCTAAACAAAATTTTCCGCCAAGTACATAACTCGACAATCATTACCAACGCTCACAAAGTAAATGAAGGTGAGTTTCCTATATTGTATTCAGAATCTGGTCGTAAGGATTTTTTATTTTTCCAAAAAGACGACCCCCAAAAAGCTTTAGAGCACATTGTACATTTAGTAACACAATTTGTTCCTGAAAAGTATCATATCTATCCAAAGGATATCCAAATTCTCTCTCCCATGAAAAAGGGAATCCTAGGTATTCATAACCTTAACAAAGTTTTAAAATCAGCACTCAACCCTAAACAGGCGAATCTCCATGGAAGATTTCATTCTTACGCTGTGGGAGATAAAGTGATGCAAACCCGAAATAACTATAATAAAGAGGTCTTTAATGGTGACATTGGGTATATATCTACAATTAATTTTGAAAATAAACGTGTGATTGTCAATATTGACGGAAGGTATGTAACCTATTCCTTCACAGAACTAGATGACCTTACACTAGCCTATGCCACTTCAGTACATAAGTATCAAGGTAGTGAAAGCCCCTGTATTATTCTACCTATACATACATCTCACTTCATGATGCTTTATAGAAATCTCCTGTATACAGCTATTACGAGAGGCAAACAACTCGTAGCTTTGGTAGGAACAAAAAAGGCTATTGCTATAGCCACACGAAATAACAAAGTACAACACCGATGTACCGGGCTTGTAAAGGCATTAGACAATCTATCTAATCCGGAACAAGCGGCATGTTGTTCCTAA
- the metG gene encoding methionine--tRNA ligase: MTRRVLITSALPYANGPLHFGHIAGAYLPADVYARFCRLLGDDVLYLCGSDEYGIAITLNAERAGLGYQEYVDMYHKIHKDTFEKLGISLDFFSRTTNPFHQAIVQEFYTQLKSKGFIENHVSYQLFSETENRFLADRYVEGTCPKCGFSDARGDECQRCGADYEAVDLIDPRSKLSGDKLILKETEHAYLHLERFIDPLLSFIDGTYLPDHVRKFVIDYIKNLRMRAITRDLSWGVPVPDFPNKVFYVWFDAPIGYISGTMDWAASTGNPDAWKDFWLDPSVEYVQFIGKDNLPFHSAIFPAMELGVDIPYKKVDALISSEFYLLEGAQFSKSEGNYIDMDAFLDAHALDKLRYVLAATSPETADSEFTFVDFKTRCNSDLVGKFGNFINRVLAFADKNHFKELVYCASSLEDVDHKFLHEAQSIVHKAESCYREFSLRKACSAIMELASLGNGYFNDQAPWKLLKEGKARRVEAVLFCACYCQKLLALISYPILPETAWEIWKMLSPKSLHLSDYHPDRMSDIWNSSFFDVSDEIFSLKVPQLLFTVVE, encoded by the coding sequence ATGACGAGACGCGTTTTGATTACATCGGCATTGCCCTATGCAAACGGACCTTTGCATTTCGGACATATAGCTGGAGCTTATCTCCCAGCGGATGTTTATGCACGGTTTTGCCGGTTATTAGGAGACGACGTACTTTATTTATGTGGTTCTGATGAGTATGGCATAGCAATTACGTTAAATGCGGAGCGCGCAGGTTTAGGTTACCAAGAGTATGTAGATATGTATCATAAGATACATAAGGATACTTTTGAGAAATTAGGGATTTCTTTGGACTTTTTTTCACGGACAACAAATCCTTTTCATCAGGCTATTGTTCAGGAGTTTTATACACAACTCAAGTCTAAAGGGTTCATAGAAAATCATGTTTCCTATCAGTTATTCTCTGAAACAGAGAATCGTTTTTTAGCTGATCGTTATGTCGAGGGGACCTGTCCTAAATGTGGATTTTCTGATGCTCGTGGTGATGAATGTCAACGATGCGGAGCAGATTATGAAGCTGTAGATTTAATTGATCCACGATCTAAATTATCTGGGGATAAGTTGATCCTTAAAGAAACAGAACATGCTTATTTACATTTAGAACGTTTTATAGATCCTTTATTATCATTTATTGATGGAACCTATCTTCCTGATCATGTGCGTAAGTTTGTTATAGATTATATAAAGAATTTGCGTATGAGAGCAATTACCAGGGACTTGTCTTGGGGAGTTCCTGTTCCTGATTTTCCTAACAAAGTTTTTTACGTATGGTTTGACGCTCCGATTGGGTATATAAGTGGTACCATGGATTGGGCAGCATCTACAGGTAATCCTGATGCTTGGAAGGATTTTTGGCTCGATCCCTCTGTAGAATATGTACAATTTATAGGTAAGGATAATCTTCCTTTCCATTCTGCTATATTTCCCGCTATGGAATTGGGAGTCGATATTCCGTATAAAAAAGTCGATGCCTTAATTTCTTCTGAGTTTTATTTGCTTGAGGGAGCTCAATTTAGTAAATCTGAAGGTAACTATATAGACATGGATGCTTTTTTAGATGCCCATGCTTTAGATAAGTTGCGATACGTTTTAGCTGCTACATCTCCCGAGACTGCTGATAGTGAGTTTACTTTCGTTGATTTTAAAACACGATGTAATTCCGATCTTGTTGGGAAGTTTGGCAACTTTATTAACCGTGTGTTAGCTTTTGCTGATAAAAATCATTTTAAAGAACTTGTTTATTGTGCATCTTCTTTAGAAGATGTAGACCATAAGTTTCTTCATGAAGCACAAAGTATTGTCCACAAAGCAGAATCCTGTTACCGAGAGTTTAGTTTAAGAAAGGCTTGTTCTGCAATTATGGAGCTTGCTTCGTTAGGAAATGGATATTTTAATGATCAGGCACCGTGGAAATTACTTAAAGAAGGAAAGGCTCGTCGTGTGGAGGCAGTACTTTTTTGCGCATGTTATTGCCAAAAGCTCCTCGCATTGATTTCCTATCCTATTTTGCCTGAAACAGCCTGGGAAATATGGAAAATGCTTTCTCCTAAGTCTTTGCATTTATCTGATTATCATCCTGATCGTATGTCTGATATTTGGAATTCATCGTTTTTCGATGTTTCTGATGAGATATTTTCTTTAAAAGTTCCTCAGCTACTTTTTACAGTTGTGGAGTGA
- the gmk gene encoding guanylate kinase encodes MKNRVFHPFSFDCPICAPKLFTISAPAGAGKTTLVRMLEKEFPHAFQKTISLTTRVPRSEEIPGVDYHFVSQEEFSHCLNQGDFLEWVVLFGEYYGTSRLEINEIWESGKHAIAVVDVQGALALRKQIPTVSIFISVPSSEELERRLKERGSEQDSQRRERLQHSVVEQAAANQFDYVIMNKELNKAYEVLKSIFIAEEHRNVL; translated from the coding sequence ATGAAAAATCGTGTGTTTCATCCCTTTTCTTTTGACTGTCCTATATGCGCTCCAAAGCTATTTACTATTAGTGCTCCTGCGGGAGCAGGTAAAACAACTTTAGTGCGTATGTTAGAAAAAGAATTTCCTCACGCATTTCAGAAAACTATTTCTTTAACAACACGGGTGCCTCGTTCTGAAGAAATACCTGGAGTAGATTATCATTTTGTTTCACAAGAAGAGTTTAGTCATTGTTTAAACCAAGGTGATTTTCTCGAATGGGTAGTTCTTTTTGGAGAGTATTACGGAACAAGTCGTTTAGAAATTAATGAGATCTGGGAGTCCGGGAAGCATGCTATTGCTGTTGTTGATGTCCAAGGTGCTTTAGCTCTAAGAAAACAAATTCCTACTGTCTCTATTTTTATTTCAGTACCGTCGTCTGAAGAATTAGAAAGACGTTTAAAAGAACGAGGATCTGAACAGGATTCTCAAAGACGTGAGAGGTTGCAACACAGCGTAGTTGAACAGGCAGCTGCAAATCAATTCGATTACGTCATTATGAATAAAGAATTGAACAAGGCTTACGAGGTTTTAAAAAGCATTTTTATAGCAGAAGAACATAGGAACGTATTATGA
- a CDS encoding ribonuclease HII, which produces MHTPTLDMEQQYLSKTILEQEVFSKGFSIIAGVDEVGRGPLAGPLVAGACILPRDKVFPGVDDSKKLTPKERRRIRDMLLNDSDVYYGIGVVSVERIDEINVLEATKEAMAIAISNLPISPDFLLVDGLYLPHSIPCKQVIQGDSKSVSIAAASVLAKEYRDDLMIELHKLYPGYGFDRHKGYGTAAHLAALKSLGPCDCHRKSFSPVCKYFKAV; this is translated from the coding sequence ATGCATACTCCTACTCTAGATATGGAACAGCAATATTTATCTAAGACTATCCTAGAACAAGAAGTCTTTAGTAAGGGCTTTTCTATCATAGCAGGAGTAGATGAAGTCGGGCGAGGGCCTTTAGCTGGGCCTTTAGTTGCTGGAGCCTGTATTCTTCCCCGGGACAAGGTTTTCCCCGGAGTAGATGATAGTAAGAAATTAACTCCTAAAGAAAGAAGAAGAATTCGCGATATGCTCCTGAATGATTCGGATGTGTATTATGGGATAGGTGTTGTTTCTGTAGAACGCATTGATGAGATTAATGTTTTAGAAGCAACCAAGGAAGCTATGGCAATAGCTATAAGTAACCTCCCTATATCTCCTGATTTCCTTCTTGTAGACGGTTTGTACTTGCCCCACAGTATTCCTTGTAAACAGGTAATCCAGGGGGATTCGAAATCTGTATCTATAGCCGCGGCATCGGTTTTAGCGAAGGAATATAGAGACGACCTTATGATTGAATTGCACAAGCTCTATCCTGGTTATGGGTTTGATAGACATAAAGGTTATGGAACAGCTGCTCATTTAGCAGCATTGAAGTCGCTAGGACCTTGCGATTGTCATAGAAAAAGTTTTTCTCCCGTATGTAAGTATTTTAAGGCTGTATGA
- the rplS gene encoding 50S ribosomal protein L19, with translation MGNLLQELQKEQCRSDITDFRVGDTIRVATKIVDGGKERIQVFQGTVMARKGGGAGETISLHRVAYGEGMEKSFLLNSPKIVSIEVVKRGKVARARLYYLQGKTGKAAKVKEYIGPKSEKK, from the coding sequence ATGGGCAACTTATTACAAGAATTACAAAAAGAACAGTGTCGATCAGATATTACAGATTTTCGTGTTGGAGATACGATTCGCGTAGCCACAAAAATTGTAGATGGTGGTAAAGAGCGTATACAAGTATTTCAAGGCACAGTTATGGCTCGTAAAGGTGGTGGAGCTGGGGAAACAATATCCTTACATCGAGTAGCATACGGTGAAGGAATGGAAAAGAGTTTTTTACTTAATAGCCCTAAGATTGTGAGCATTGAAGTAGTAAAACGAGGTAAAGTTGCTCGTGCTCGCCTCTATTATTTACAAGGGAAAACAGGTAAGGCAGCTAAAGTTAAAGAGTATATTGGTCCTAAATCAGAAAAAAAGTAA
- the trmD gene encoding tRNA (guanosine(37)-N1)-methyltransferase TrmD — MKIDILSLFPEYFDSPLQVSILGRAIKSGLLEIHTRNIRDFGLGKWKQVDDSPFGGSGMLLMAEPVVRAIRSIKRQDSRVIYLSPQGTLLTAGKGRELARYSHLIFLCGHYEGIDDRALVSEVDEEISIGDYVLTNGGIAALVVIDTLSRFIPGVLGNQDSTELDSLENGLLKGPQYTRPRVFEGKKVPEVLLQGNHQAIAQWRQKESLERTRARRPDLYMRYLYRNLRDQESTQESRLQEPLKGFGELGVVLEVNNIQRSKKFYSKLFRLDLPLSNRLYVPGKNPLCLYFQEAGSNKQIATLAFCLDDEDNYLHFLKRWKMLGGTFAQANDQGVERLAYDLDGHIWAISFERK, encoded by the coding sequence ATGAAGATAGATATACTTTCTTTGTTCCCCGAATACTTTGATAGCCCACTACAAGTAAGTATTTTGGGAAGAGCGATTAAAAGTGGCTTATTAGAGATTCATACTAGGAATATTAGAGATTTCGGCCTGGGTAAGTGGAAACAGGTGGATGATTCTCCTTTTGGTGGAAGTGGTATGCTTCTTATGGCTGAACCGGTAGTTCGAGCAATACGAAGTATTAAGAGGCAGGACTCCAGAGTTATTTATCTTTCTCCTCAAGGTACTCTTTTAACTGCTGGTAAAGGTCGAGAACTGGCACGGTATTCTCATTTGATATTTTTATGCGGCCACTATGAAGGAATAGATGACCGCGCTTTAGTAAGTGAGGTAGATGAGGAGATAAGTATTGGGGATTACGTATTAACTAACGGAGGGATAGCAGCTTTAGTTGTTATTGATACTTTATCTCGATTTATTCCTGGAGTATTAGGAAATCAAGACAGTACAGAGTTGGATTCTCTAGAAAACGGATTACTTAAAGGACCACAATATACGCGTCCTCGTGTTTTTGAAGGTAAAAAAGTACCCGAAGTATTGTTGCAGGGAAATCATCAAGCGATTGCGCAATGGAGACAAAAAGAGAGTTTAGAGAGAACACGTGCGCGGCGTCCTGATTTATATATGCGTTATCTTTATCGAAACCTAAGAGATCAGGAAAGTACACAAGAATCGAGATTGCAAGAGCCCCTAAAAGGATTTGGGGAACTAGGTGTTGTGTTAGAGGTTAATAATATTCAACGATCTAAAAAGTTTTATTCAAAGCTTTTTAGACTAGATCTACCTCTTAGTAATAGACTATATGTTCCAGGGAAAAATCCACTGTGTTTGTATTTTCAAGAGGCAGGATCGAATAAACAGATAGCAACCCTAGCCTTTTGTTTAGATGATGAAGATAATTATTTGCATTTTTTAAAACGATGGAAGATGCTTGGAGGTACTTTCGCTCAAGCTAATGATCAGGGAGTAGAGAGACTGGCTTATGATTTAGACGGTCATATATGGGCCATCTCCTTTGAAAGGAAGTAG